One part of the Coffea eugenioides isolate CCC68of chromosome 10, Ceug_1.0, whole genome shotgun sequence genome encodes these proteins:
- the LOC113748655 gene encoding uncharacterized protein LOC113748655, which yields MAKSTSSSRRKRHREEEEEKYDDASSSSPQSSSSEEDDDNKRSHKRRRGDDRGPRKSSSRKDRKSSSRRKRKEKERRSKHKSKKYERRKKHKYYSDESEVAESLPRSDGDDDDSGLENPDGVVKCILKEFPAVSRDLEQLLHMIDDGQAVDIRGLSEKTLVKHLRRLFLCLNLKETGDNIFLLKSEGHPTLEVLRPVIHGYGQSSKQQLDHCTLENELLSVSPDGRNGPDANMTKSSEDAIGPRRRVIGPEMPSAELLAAAAKLTEAEAELREAELVDDSELFIGPPPPAFVSEVESSNEAERFEEITRIMGVEVDSPYDILGVNKNMSAENMKKRYWKLSLMVHPDKCSHPQAHQAFVKLNKAFKDLQDPDKRKALDEKIKLKEEQEEFKAELKAMKEAAHWRRLQGISMEGDDILLADMEAKVEPKRDEWMTTLPPERKPGMTMQSTKFSRSSKEGRGDTSVWTDTPSDQAQKAKMNYLEAYNEASALASNEQERKRSNSDAHLVDEYNKSKRSKSLVDKHQELAQNRSKKKSKQEPVKEEWEGKHPWRPWDREKDLTAGRQSVKLDAENMAQGLSSRFSSGSFQRNFL from the exons ATGGCTAAATCTACTAGCAGTAGCAGAAGAAAGCGCCAtagagaagaagaggaagagaaatACGACGACGCTTCATCATCATCACCTCAATCCTCTTCTTCCGAAGAGGATGATGATAATAAGCGAAGCCACAAACGCCGCCGTGGCGACGATAGGGGTCCTAGGAAATCCTCTTCGAGGAAAGACAGAAAATCATCCAGtaggaggaaaagaaaggaaaaggaacgGAGAAGTAAGCACAAATCGAAGAAGTATGAGAGGAGAAAGAAGCATAAATATTATTCGGATGAGTCCGAAGTGGCAGAGTCTTTGCCTAGGTCAGATGGGGATGATGATGATTCTGGATTGGAGAATCCGGATGGCGTTGTCAAATGTATTTTGAAGGAATTTCCTGCTGTCTCCAGAGATTTGGAACAG CTTCTACACATGATAGATGATGGTCAAGCAGTTGATATAAGGGGATTGTCAGAAAAAACATTGGTGAAGCACCTGAGAAGGCTATTTCTATGTCTGAACCTTAAAGAAACTGGTGATAATATCTTTCTACTGAAATCAGAGGGCCATCCTACATTGGAGGTTCTTAGACCTGTCATTCATGGCTACGGACAGTCTTCAAAGCAGCAGCTTGATCATTGTACATTGGAGAACGAATTGCTCTCGGTATCAccagatggcagaaatggaccagatgccaACATGACTAAATCATCTGAAGATGCCATTGGTCCTAGACGAAG GGTAATTGGCCCTGAAATGCCATCTGCTGAACTACTTGCAGCTGCAGCCAAATTAACTGAAGCAGAAGCTGAGTTGAG AGAGGCTGAGTTAGTGGACGATTCTGAATTGTTTATAGGGCCTCCTCCCCCCGCTTTTGTTTCTGAAGttgaatcatcaaatgaagCAGAACGATTTGAAGAG ATTACAAGAATTATGGGAGTTGAGGTGGATAGTCCATATGATATTCTGGGAGTGAACAAGAATATGTCAGCCGAAAACATGAAGAAAAG GTACTGGAAATTGTCCCTCATGGTACATCCGGACAAATGCTCTCATCCACAGGCCCACCAAGCATTTGTGAAGTTGAACAAGGCTTTTAAAGACTTGCAGGATCCAGATAAA CGAAAAGCATTGGATGAGAAAATAAAGCTCAAAGAGGAACAAGAGGAATTCAAG GCGGAATTGAAAGCAATGAAAGAAGCTGCACACTGGAGACGTTTGCAAG GTATATCAATGGAGGGTGATGATATACTTTTAGCTGACATGGAGGCTAAGGTGGAACCTAAAAGAGATGAATGGATGACAACCCTACCTCCTGAAAGAAAA CCTGGGATGACCATGCAATCAACAAAATTCAGCAGAAGCTCCAAGGAGGGGCGTGGGGATACTAGTGTCTGGACTGACACACCATCAGACCAAGCCCAGAAAGCAAAAATGAA TTATTTAGAAGCCTATAATGAGGCTTCAGCACTTGCTTCAAATGAGCAAGAAAGAAAACGTTCCAATTCAGATGCACATTTGGTAGATGAATACAACAAATCAAAGAGGTCAAAGTCACTAGTAGACAAGCACCAAGAGCTAGCTCAAAATCGATCAAAGAAAAAATCCAAGCAGGAACCAGTTAAAGAAGAATGGGAGGGAAAGCATCCATGGAGACCATGGGATCGTGAGAAGGATTTGACAGCGGGACGGCAAAGTGTGAAATTGGATGCTGAAAACATGGCTCAGGGTTTGTCTTCTAGGTTTTCCTCGGGATCATTTCAAAGAAACTTCCTGTAG